ACAGAAGGGCCATGGATTCATTTTCGTTGTCGTCCCAGCCATAAACTGTATGTCCTTGTTGTGCAATGTATATAGCCAATGGAGCCATGCCCATCCCAAAGGCACCGACGAACATAAAATTTTTAAAGTGCATCTTTTTTAGTATAAGTTTGTCGCGGTTTTATTTAAACATTAAAATGTGTAAAAATATTGCGATTTTTTGTGTAAAATATCGGATTAATTTAGAAGGTTAGCTATGCAATTGGCCAGAGTAGTTTTGTTTTCGGCGGTGGATAGGGCATTTGTTTACATCGTCCGGAAGGAGCTGGTCGATGTGCTAGTGGTTGGCATGTTGGTCCAGGTACCGCTGGGCCCCAGGTTGGTCCAGGCTGTTGTGCTGGAATTGATTGATTCCGATGGTGATAGTTATGAATTTGAGCTCCGCGAAATTTCTAGTATAGTCCATGCGGTTCCGGTGGTAAGTAATGATGTCATCGCATTATGTCGTTGGGTATCAGAATATTATAATGCGTCATTGGCCAGTGTTTTCGAGTGTGCTGTGCCCAGCGTTTTGCGTAGAAATTTCTCAACCAGGTTATCAACGGTGATAAAGGTAGCTAAGTTGTTGGATGATAATGAGTTACTGAAACTATTTCGTAAAGCTCCAAAGCAGCATCAGGCCTATAGTTATCTCAGGACCGCCGGTGGTTGCCCGAGGAAGGACTTGCTGGAATTGTTTTCGGTAAGTGTGGTTAACAGCTTGGTCGACAAAGGGATATTTATCGAAGAATTTCGGAATGAACCGCGGCTGGCCCAGGACGATGACCAGGCCGAGGGTCATGGTTTTCGGGCCCTGACATTAACCAAAGCCCAACAGGCCGTGGCAGATGACATAAAGGCCAGTTTGGCTAGGCGGTTGTTTTCCGTACATTTGCTTCAGGGCGTTACCGGATCCGGAAAAACTGAGGTATATCTCGATGCTATAGAAAGTGTTATAAAACATGGCGGCGAGGTTTTATATCTGGTACCTGAGTTGGCTTTGACGCCGCAGACGTTGGCCAGAATTCGGAATCGGTTTTCTGGGTACGGTGTGGTGCTATGGCACAGTAACCTTTCAGACGGAGAGAGAAAGGACGCATGGCTGGCCATTGCCAGTGGTGAAGTCAGTGTGGTTGTTGGGGCCAGATCCGCCCTGTTTGTACCGCTGAAAAATCTGCAGTTGGTAATTGTGGATGAGGAGCACGACCAATCCTACAAGCAGAGTGACCAGCCCAGGTATAACGGGCGGGATGTGGCTGTGTACCGGGCAAAACTTAACGATGCGCTGTGTATTTTAGGTTCGGCGACGCCGTCGACCGAGTCCTACCTCAATGTGTACCATAAGGGTTACAGGTTGAATGAGTTGAATCAGCGTGTCGGTAATAGTAGGTTGCCAACGATCCATTTGGTTGATAGAAGATATGAAAAATGTATTATTTCTAACCTGTTGCGCGACAAGATCTTTGACAGGCTTGAAAAAAATGAGCAGGTGATTCTATTGCTCAATAGGAGGGGTTATGCGCCGACGGCCCTGTGTCCTAGTTGCGATTATGTGGCCAGATGTCCGAATTGCGATGTTTCCCTATCCTATCATCGCAGTCAGCAGGCGATGAAGTGCCATTTTTGCGGATACACCGAGCCACCGAGGACGAATTGCCCGAAGTGTGGTGGGTTGGAGATATTTTACAATGGCGTTGGTACGCAACGGCTTGAGCAAATTATTTCCGGGATGTTTCCCGGGGCA
Above is a window of Puniceicoccales bacterium DNA encoding:
- the priA gene encoding primosomal protein N', whose protein sequence is MQLARVVLFSAVDRAFVYIVRKELVDVLVVGMLVQVPLGPRLVQAVVLELIDSDGDSYEFELREISSIVHAVPVVSNDVIALCRWVSEYYNASLASVFECAVPSVLRRNFSTRLSTVIKVAKLLDDNELLKLFRKAPKQHQAYSYLRTAGGCPRKDLLELFSVSVVNSLVDKGIFIEEFRNEPRLAQDDDQAEGHGFRALTLTKAQQAVADDIKASLARRLFSVHLLQGVTGSGKTEVYLDAIESVIKHGGEVLYLVPELALTPQTLARIRNRFSGYGVVLWHSNLSDGERKDAWLAIASGEVSVVVGARSALFVPLKNLQLVIVDEEHDQSYKQSDQPRYNGRDVAVYRAKLNDALCILGSATPSTESYLNVYHKGYRLNELNQRVGNSRLPTIHLVDRRYEKCIISNLLRDKIFDRLEKNEQVILLLNRRGYAPTALCPSCDYVARCPNCDVSLSYHRSQQAMKCHFCGYTEPPRTNCPKCGGLEIFYNGVGTQRLEQIISGMFPGASIARIDSDVMRKKDEFRIILSKFRKGLVDILLGTQMIAKGLDFPNVTLVGVVDCDISLNVQDFRSMERTFQMIVQVAGRAGRGDRNGEVVLQTFRPECMAITKARSNDFYGFMELELATRRHFGYPPYRKLIRHVIMSRNETKAEFFANNWGLFLEKNITDPTLEMKGPTKCMIEKINGWYRFAIYFFVVGSVGSRVKTLDALRKEFAFPRDIREYLDVDPADCA